The Argentina anserina chromosome 3, drPotAnse1.1, whole genome shotgun sequence genome includes a region encoding these proteins:
- the LOC126786175 gene encoding anthocyanidin reductase ((2S)-flavan-3-ol-forming), translated as MATTEPIIAKKTACVIGGTGFVASLLIKLLLEKGYAVRTTARDPDNLKKISHLTALQELGDLTIFRGDLTDEGSFDAAIAGSDLVFHVATPVHFGSPDPENDMIKPGIQGVLNVMKSCVKAKSVKRVVLTSSAAAVTVNTLTGTGLIADENDWSDVEFLTTAKPPTWGYPVSKVLAEKTAWKFAEENSIDLITVIPSLMAGASLTPDIPSSIGLATALITGNEFLINGLKGMQMLSGSISISHVEDVCRAHIFLAEKESASGRYICCAENSSVPEVAKFLSKRYPDYKIPTEFGDFPSKAKTILSSEKLKKEGFTFKYGIEDIYDQAVEYLKVKGVLQN; from the exons ATGGCCACCACGGAACCCATCATCGCAAAAAAGACTGCTTGTGTGATCGGCGGCACCGGCTTCGTGGCGTCTCTGCTGATCAAGCTCTTGCTGGAGAAGGGCTATGCCGTCAGAACCACTGCTAGAGACCCTG ATAATCTGAAAAAGATCTCGCACCTCACAGCACTCCAAGAGTTAGGAGACCTAACAATTTTTCGTGGTGACTTAACCGATGAAGGGAGCTTCGATGCTGCTATAGCAGGATCTGATCTTGTTTTCCATGTTGCCACACCAGTCCACTTTGGCTCTCCGGATCCAGAG AATGACATGATCAAGCCAGGAATCCAAGGAGTACTAAATGTCATGAAATCATGTGTGAAAGCCAAATCAGTTAAGCGAGTCGTTTTGACATCATCAGCAGCTGCAGTAACTGTCAATACTCTTACTGGAACAGGCTTGATCGCAGACGAAAATGATTGGTCTGATGTTGAATTCTTGACCACTGCCAAGCCACCTACTTGG GGGTATCCTGTTTCAAAGGTACTAGCTGAGAAGACAGCTTGGAAATTTGCTGAAGAAAACAGCATTGATCTCATCACTGTGATTCCTTCTCTCATGGCTGGTGCTTCTCTCACTCCAGACATCCCCAGCAGTATAGGCCTCGCCACAGCTTTAATTACAG GAAATGAATTTCTCATAAATGGCTTGAAAGGCATGCAAATGCTCTCAGGTTCAATATCCATTTCACATGTGGAGGACGTCTGCCGAGCTCATATATTTTTGGCAGAGAAAGAATCTGCTTCTGGCAGGTACATATGCTGTGCTGAAAATAGTAGTGTTCCCGAGGTTGCAAAGTTCCTCAGCAAAAGATATCCAGACTACAAAATCCCAACTGA GTTTGGAGATTTTCCATCCAAGGCCAAGACCATACTCTCTTCAGAAAAGCTTAAGAAGGAAGGGTTCACTTTCAAGTATGGGATCGAAGATATATACGACCAAGCTGTGGAGTACTTGAAAGTTAAGGGGGTGCTACAGAACTAG